The following proteins are encoded in a genomic region of Pseudomonas saponiphila:
- a CDS encoding META and DUF4377 domain-containing protein: MPASTASVSAQPALSAYYWQLVAASDAAGKPIATLDKGIERQLRLTFTGHNLNISGGCNRQFGGFQHENGLLKVQPLASTLMACEPSLMALDGEIGRLFKGELRTRFDGDESTPTLQLTTQNGTQLKFQGQPTPETRYGSQGQTRFLEVAAKTVKCSHPLIPNFQCLQVRERRYDASGLQLPTQDSWHPLYQSIEGYEHQDGVRNVLRVKQYEWKNAPADAPSTVYVLDMVVEQDASAAH, translated from the coding sequence ATGCCCGCCAGCACCGCCTCCGTCAGCGCGCAGCCGGCGCTGTCCGCCTACTACTGGCAGCTGGTTGCGGCCAGCGACGCGGCGGGCAAGCCCATCGCCACCCTGGACAAGGGCATCGAGCGCCAGCTGCGCCTGACCTTCACCGGGCACAACCTCAACATCAGCGGCGGCTGCAATCGCCAGTTCGGCGGCTTCCAGCATGAAAATGGCCTGCTCAAGGTGCAGCCACTGGCCTCGACCCTGATGGCCTGCGAGCCAAGCCTGATGGCCCTGGATGGGGAGATCGGCCGCCTGTTCAAAGGCGAGCTGCGCACCCGCTTCGACGGCGATGAGTCGACGCCGACCCTGCAGCTGACCACCCAGAACGGCACGCAGCTCAAGTTCCAGGGCCAGCCGACCCCGGAAACCCGCTACGGCAGCCAAGGCCAGACGCGCTTCCTGGAAGTGGCGGCCAAGACCGTCAAGTGCAGCCACCCGCTGATCCCCAACTTCCAGTGCCTGCAAGTGCGTGAGCGGCGCTACGACGCCTCCGGCCTGCAACTGCCGACCCAGGACAGCTGGCATCCGCTGTACCAGTCCATCGAGGGTTATGAGCACCAGGACGGCGTGCGCAACGTGCTGCGGGTCAAGCAGTACGAATGGAAGAATGCCCCCGCCGACGCCCCGTCCACGGTCTACGTGCTGGACATGGTGGTCGAGCAGGACGCCTCGGCGGCCCACTAA